In Candidatus Zixiibacteriota bacterium, the genomic window TGGTCGTTACCGGAGATATCGATTATTGCCCCCAGCCCTCCGGCCCAGGCATGGCCATCGGTGCCGTCGCCACGCCGTCCGAAGCCGGCTCCCTGAGCGCCATTGCCGTTGATAACCATATTCGAATGATAGTCTCCGCGATTGAAGACTTTGGAGTACGGCTCGGCGGTATATTTATCATCTCCCGAATAGTCAGCCAGAACGCCAACGCCGCCGCCGACCCCACCAAACCCCTGGCCATCGCCATAGAGATAGTATTGGTCTTTGCCGGACGCATCCAGACAGAGCCCAATTCCGAAATAGCCGCATCCTTGCGCCGCAAGCTCCGCCGAGTATTGGTCATCGCCGTTCAGGTCACCGAGTATGCCGACTCCGAAGAGCCCGGCGCCCTGACTGAAATCTTTTCCGTAATAGCGGTCGTTACCGGCGACATCCAGCAAAACGCCGACACCCAGAACGCCTGCTCCCATGGAAGGATTTTCCGAATTAGATTCATAGATGTCATCACCGCCAAGGTCGATAAAGAGCGAGACCGGATTGGAGAGCTTCGAGGTCGCTCCGCAGGCGCCGCTGAATTTGGCGGAATTTCCAAAATCTACCACAATAAGAGTATTGACAGCATTGTATATCTTCTCTTTTTTTCCTTTTAAACATTCGGCTCCCAGAAAAGCAATCTTGCCGCAAGGGGTCATCAGTTCGAAAGAGAGATTAACCGGCACGCCGCCAAAAGCGATTAACGAATCGGCAATTATCTCCACCAAAGCGGCGCTTTTCAGGGCGGCATAATGAAGCGAGGGCCAGTCGACGTCGCGGGCGAGGTCATCGATTTCAGGGTAATAGACGGTGCCGTCAGATTGATTGGAAGGGAGGTCGCGATTATCGAAAACCTTCTGCATAGTGGCCGGGTCGCAGTTGCGGAAAGCGAGATGGCGCCAGTAGATAATGTCTGCCAGATTCTGCAGCGCGTAAGCAAGAATTCTTTCCGATAGCGGGGAAAGTTTGGAAGCGAATTCCTTGACCTTAGCCTGATAGTCGGGCCATTCGCTCTTGTTACCAAAGGCATAATAGGTCGGCTGTTGTCCCCCAAGAAGGAATAAGGCATCGAGCGCCTTCTCCAGTGGATTTACAGTGTCTCGCAGCGGTATCAGATTGGCTGAGTAGTTGCGAAAACCGCCCAATCGTCGGTCAACGCCAAGATTGTAGGTCAGATGATACAATGAGGTGGAAGAGGTATCGAGACATTTTGGTTCCAGAAAGCGCTCGGCGGCATTAGCCATGGTCTTGCTGTAGTCATAAAGTTTCAAAGGCTCGGCGAAGAGGGCATCAAAGGAGGTCAGTTTATACGGAATATCCAGGGGGAAGCGGTTCCAGTACCCCTGCGGTCTAAATCCAATATCTTCAATCGAGATGCCGACCGTATCAAGCGCCAGGCGGAGAATATCGGGTGGTGTTTCTGCTGCTATCGGACAGCTTATGGTTGCAATCAGTGTGAAAATTAGAGAGAGTCGCCTCATTTTTTTCCTCCTTTAATTATCTGCAATGATAGAAGCGAGCGCGAGTAGAAAGCAACATAAACTTTGGGGCAAAAAAAAGGCTCCCGGAGAAGGGAGCCTGTTGAAACTATGCAGTCTGTTTATTTCATCAAGTACTTGAGAGAAACCTGCCATGCCAGAGGCTGCTGCATGCCGGAGATAAAATTGAAGCCATTGGTCACAATCTGCGGATTGATAAAGGCATCCAGGTAGAGATTGTTCCAGTGGAATCCGGCGCCGAGGAAGGTCTCGTTGGAGACATAACTGCTGCGGTATTTGTACGTGTAGGCGACATCATTGGCATTGGCGACATAATCAACATACTTGTCATCGCTTTTGTACTTATTCCAATAAGACACCGCGCCGGCGCGCAGGTCGAGCCACTTGAAGACCACGGCGTCAAGACCGATACGGAAATACGGCAGGGTGAAATAATCGCTCTTGTATTCCCGCTCGCCGCTGGTGGTATCATTCGGTTTGTAAGTGTAGGTGTACTTGTCAAGCATGATACCGAAATCACCAATGGCAAGAACACCTTCCATCGGGCGATAGTTCATCCCAAGACCGGCGCCGATTATGAAATCCTTATATTCATCGGTCCGGAGCAGGGAATCGATGTTGGCGAAGGAGATGCTGTCATAGGCGAGAAACTTAACGCCGACTTTGCTGTAATCGAAACCGGCATACGGAATCAAGGTGACTTTCTGGCTGGCTTCGTAGAAATAACGGCCCATGGCGTTGAAGAAGAAGTTGCCGTCCGGCTCGGTTTCGTCATGGCCGTTGTATTCCTTGTCGGTCCAGCTCATCATGTCGATGCCGGCGGCAAGGTCGAGATTCCCTTCCATCATGGTCAGACCGAAGTCAAACCCGTAATTGCGGATACCTTCCTCCTCATAATTGGGAGTGTTGATATAACCGGTCACGGTATCGGTCTCATACTTGGAAGAGCCGCTGACATAGTTGAAATGGAAGCCGAACTTGTTGCCGCCCAGCATCCGGGCGTAGAATAGGTCGATTCTCCGGTTGCTCTGGACACTCATATCCCAGCCAAAAGGATAGTACGGGACATAGAACGGCTGATTGGTGGTGAAATAGAGCGCCAGGACAAAAGGATTAGTCTCGTTGAATTTGTAATGGATACCGAAATCAGTGAAGTTGTAGCCATCATCATTGGTTCCGGTCGGTTTACTCAACTCGGGATATCCATAGCCGCCATAACCGAATTCTCCGATAGCGATATCAGGATAGTCATAAAGAGTTGAGGGGAACATCCAGATATTGTTGTCGTCACGAACGACCATATTGGCATCGCCCATGGTCAAAGTTCTGGTCAAGGTGGCGTAAACGCCGCTGGCGGCAAGAAGCACCAGGGCCAGAGTAATTATTATCAATTTTTTCATTTTCACGTCCTTCTCAAAATTTGCAGTTCAAATCTTCAATAAAAAGGGGGCAAATGAACACCATTTTTCTTGCGATTTAAACACCTCCTTCCCTGCAGGTTCAGCAGTCAGCTAATCTGATTCCGTTAAATCTATGTTCCGTTCCAATATCCGCAGTCAGCCGCAAAAAATAACGACACAGAGCAATTCTATGTCGGAATCAGTGAGGTTCTAATAATTGGGAGGATGTATAAAAAACCGGAAAGAGTTTGTCAATATCAAAATTATTAAAAAAAATCCCCGGTTTTAGTCAAACCGGGGATTGCAAAGAAGCAATTGGTAAGAACTTACCATTTTCTGCGACGGGTATAGCGTCTGGCCGTAGTGCGGCGCACGTTGGCTTTGGCTCTCCAGGTGCGGGATTTCCGCGGAGAGGCGGCAGAGTAGCTCTTCCGTGAGCTGGAGGCCGCTTTAGCCCGACGGGTGCGGCTGGACGAGGTGGGAGTCCAGTTCCATCTGGAGGTAACGGCGCTATAAGGCCAATTGGTTTTGCTGGCGCGGGCGGTGCGCTTGGTGGAAGTCCGACGTGATTTCCGACGTACGGTCGGTCTCGCCTTGTGAGTCATCCGTGAGGAAGCCTTCCAGGCCGGCGTTCTGCGGCTGGTGCTCTTTCTGGCTGTGGTCTTACGCGGTTTCGCACTCTTTCTGTTTCTACGATACGTCCGGTTAGGCATTTCATGCCTCCCTTCAACAGAGGTGAATGTTATCAAACCTGACTAAGCGGTTTGAGGAAATTGATTCAATTATTTTTTTCTATCGACATTTTTCCACACAGGTTTAGTACCAGAATGGTAATCGGTTGCATCGGTACAAATTCGCTCGAAAGTTGAACATCACCGACTTCTGTTTTAAGCAGTATCGGGGTGGAGATAAAGACGGCCGCGGCGGCACAACCGCGGCTGTTAAATACCGTCTTTGCTTCTGCCCGCGGAATGCAAATATGAAAACTGATTCACATTAGTTGACTTCGAGGATAGCCGGCGGGACGGTTTCCGGCGGCCGGCATTATCAAGGGGGGTATGGCACATTCTCCCCACCAGTGTGCCTAAGCTTCCTGTTTTAAACAGGTTAATCTGACCGCCCGGGGTGGGCGGAAGATATCCTCCGACAACGACATTCCTCTTTTGTCGAGGGCATACCCTTTGCTCAAACGATATGACGGAAGGAAAGTGAATTAAAGGAGAATAGATGTTAGAGAACAAGTTTCAGCGTGGATTCACTTTGGAGAAACTGCGGGGAGTAGCCGAGCCGAAGGTTCATCGGGACAGTGGCGGCTATTATATGTACACTCTTTCCGAGAATGTCAAAGTCTATTTCGAGGACTACTATCAATTCCTGGAGAAAATATATAACCGCTGCCAGAGTGAGATTAAGGAACTGGAGCAGCGCGCACAGAACACTTCCTCCCATTGTTCGGAGACATTATCCTACTACCGGGGGCGCATAATCATTCTTGAGGTCGCGTTGAAAACGGCGCGAAGTTTCTATATCGATGGCTCCAATCTGGGCGTCATTATGACCCCCTGGTGTTTCGGCACGGTAGTTCTGGAGAAAGTTGAAATTTACCGCGAACGGCTCGCCCGGGGCGAGGTGAACGACCCCCATGTTCCGGAATTCCCCTATTATGTCATCAAGTATATGGATGAAATATATAAGAAAGTCCTGCTCGACCTGTTTGACTTTCCCGATGAGGCGTTTAAGATGCGCTGGCAGTATAGCGAGCTGCTGAAACGATATTCCAAGGCGCTGACCAATATTACCCACTCCTTGAATTCGGTGCTGCTGATGATAAAAAATTACGGCGCCTGACCGTCATATCAGGCTCATTTCCTCCCTCCTATAGGTTCCCCCGGAGAGTATCTCCGGGGGTTTTTTTTGTGAGGAAAGAGAAGCTTTTTGCCGATATAAATTAAGAGATAAACCGTGGAGGTCAGAAAGAATTCGGTATGTCGTTACTCTTGCCGAAAATAGGGACGGAAACCAAATATCTGCCTATCTACCTGGAATCGCTGCGGGTCGATACTATCCTCAATTTTGACCTCTATATCAAGATAAGCGGCGAGATGGTTCTTTACCGCTCTGCCGACCTTCCCTTCACCGAGCGAACCCGCCAGAAACTTCTCGACAACAAAGTAAGCCGCCTTTATGTAAACTCCAAGGCGAAAGCCAAATACCAGAAATATATCGAGCAGAATCTCGACAAGATATTGCTGGACAAGGAGATTCCTGAAGAGAAAAAAGCCGGCATTCTCTATGAAACCTCCAAATCGCTGATGAAGGATGTGCTGGAAAATCCGCAGTACGGCGAGAATATTCAACGTTCCAAGACAATGGTGGAAAACCAGGTGGGGTTTATCCTGCGGGGACAGGAGGCGTTTCATTCCCTTTTGAGAATCAGTTCTTTTGATTACTATACCTATACTCATTCGGTCAATGTCTGCACCTTTGCCATTGCCCTTGCCCAGCAACTGGGGCGTAAGGATGAGCAGTATCTTCACGACCTCGGCATCGGGGCGCTTCTGCACGATGTCGGCAAATCGAAGATATCAGAGCGGATTTTGAACAAGCGGACCGCCCTCTCCCCGATGGAATTCGAGATCATGAAAAAGCACCCGAAGTGGGGGGTCGAAATACTTACCTCCACCGATATGATAGAGGCGGCGTCATATTATCCGGTTCTGCAGCATCATGAGCGGGGCTCCAAGAGCGGTTATCCCAATGGGCTCGCTCTGGATGAGATGCATGAGTTCAGCCGGATTGTCGCGATTGTCGATACCTTTGACGCCATGACCACGCAGCGTGTCTATCAGGGAGCGATGGAGACCTTCCCGGCGCTGAAAGTGATGTTTGCGCTCAAGGGGGACTATGATGAGGAGATGCTGCGGGCATTCGCCGAATTGATGGGTCCGACCGGGCTTGCCAGCATCTGATTGTTATCCTGACTTTCACCTCCGGCAACATTCTTCTTTGCATCGGCCTATTGACTGCTATATATTCGTATGCCGCTTTTGGGAGAGTTTGCCGCCTTAACCACCGCTTTTCTCTGGTCGTTTACGTCTCTGTTCTTCACCTCGGCCAGCCGCCGCATCGGCGCCTACTGGGTTAATAAACTCCGTATCCCTTTTGCCGTCGTTTTTCTGGGAACGACATTACTAATCTCGACCGGGACCCTCTTCCCCGATGTTATTTCATCCCGTTCCGCCTTCTTCCTTATCGCCAGCGGTGTAATCGGGCTTTCGATTGGCGACTTTTTTCTCTTCAGCGCTTTTGTTATGCTCGGCACGCGCCTGACCATGCTGGTCTTCTCGGTTTCACCGATAATAACGGCCCTGATAGCCTGGATTTTCCTGGGCGAGACCATCGGTATTTGGGGATTGACCGGTATCGGCTTGACCCTGACCGGGGTGGCGTGGGTATCCCTGGAGCGGCGCGTGGAAGTCGGCGCGCCGACTAAGGACGACGCTCGAAAGAAAGGGCTCGGATTATTAATGGCGCTGGGGGGAGCCTCCGGGCAAGCGATTGGATTGGTGCTGGCGAAAGCCGGCATGTCCGAAGGGGTAACTCCTCTGCCCGCGACATTCATTCGGATGCTCTCCGCCGCAGTTGCGGTCTGGCTCTTTGGACTTTTGCGCCGAGACTCCAGGGAACTGGCAACTGTAATAAAGAATCGTCGGGCGATTCTTCTTGCTTTGGGCGGGTCAGTCTGCGGACCTTTCCTGGGGGTCTGGATGTCGCTGGTCTCAATCAAGCATACCGAAACCGGAATCGCCGCCGCCATTATGGCAACTGTTCCGGTTCTGGTGATACCGCTGGTAATATTAGTCTATAAGGAAAAAGTCTCGGCGCGGGCGTTTATCGGGGCGGTAGTGACTGTGGGCGGTATCTTCCTGCTTTTCCTGAAATAAAAAATCCGCATCGAGGGATGCGGACTTTCATTTTTCTTAAGATTTCTGACTATTCCAGTATCGAAACAATCTTCTTATCTTTCCCTTTGCGGCTGTACCTGACCACGCCGGTAATTTTGGCAAAAAGAGTATCATCCTTGCCGCAGCCGACATTTAACCCGGGAAGGATTTTTGTGCCGCGCTGACGGACAATAATGGTGCCGGCCGGAACCGCTTCACCCGAATATGCTTTCACTCCCAGCCGCTGCCCGTTGCTGTCGCGGCCGTTGCGGGAGGAACCTACACCTTTCTTATGAGCCATATCTAACTCCTAAACATCAAATTTCAGTGCCGTGCATATCAAAACTAAGTAATTCAGCCGTTCATTATATCAATAATTCCGGAAAAATCAAGGGCTTTGAAGAGAAAATAAAAGCCCCGCCGTTTTGACCGACGGGGCATTTGCTTAACTCTCAGCTTTACTTGGCGACTCGCTCAGGTCTTTCACCCATGGCGGGACGGTCATTGAAGGTGAAAATCAGTTTCTCCTCATCGGCGCCGATAGTCAGATTGCAGTCGCCGGCGTACTGCCCGCGGAGGAGTTCTTCAGCCAGCGGGTCTTCCAGATATTTCTGAATAGCCCGTTTGAGAGGCCGCGCACCAAGCATCGGCTCGTAGCCGTGGCGCGCCAGAAACTCCCGCGCATCCTCGCTTAAGGTGAAACTTATTCCCTTGTCAGCCAAGCGTTTGGCAACATCCGCCACCAGAATATCTACAATCAGTTTGATATGAGCGATTTCCAGCGAGTGGAAGATGACGATTTCATCAATCCTGTTGAGCAGTTCCGGATTGAACAGTTTTTTAAGTTCATCGGTCACTTTCCGCTTCATCGTGTCGTAGGAGGCATCTTCCTGCTCGGCGCCGAATCCGACAGTCTTGCCGTCTTTGATTCTTCTGGTGCCGATATTAGAGGTCATTATAACTACGGTGTTGCGGAAATCGACTCTCCGACCGAAAGAATCGGTCAAGGAGCCGTCATCCATTAGTTGCAGGAGAATATTGAAAACATCGGGGTGCGCTTTTTCGATTTCATCCAGCAGTACTACAGAATAGGGACGACGGCGGACCTTTTCGGTCAACTGTCCCCCCTCTTCGTATCCAACGTATCCGGGAGGGGCGCCAATCAAACGGGAGACGGCGAATTTCTCCATATATTCTGACATATCGATTCGAATCAGCGATTCGGAATCCTCAAAGAGGAACTCAGCCAGGGCGCGGGCCAGTTCGGTCTTGCCGACACCGGTCGGTCCGAGGAAGATGAAGGAGCCGATAGGACGACGGGGGTCGCCCAGTCCGGCGCGGGCGCGACGAATGGCGCGGGTGATGGTGGATATCGCTTCTTCCTGACCGATAATACGTTTCTTCAGCTCTTCTTCCATCCGCAGCAGCCGTTTGGATTCCTTCTCTTCAAGACGGAACAGGGGGATACCGGTCATTTTCGAGACCACCTGGGCGATGTCATCTTCGCGCAGGGTTATCCGCTCTTTTTCCCGCTGCTCTTCCCACTGCTTTTTCATCTCCTGCAGTTTTTCGCGTTTGAATTTCAGTTCATCGCGAAGCTGCGCCGCCGTTTCGAAAGCCTGGTTCTTGACCGCTTTTTCTTTATCTTCCTGAAGACGAGAAATATCGCCCTCTATTTCGGTGAACTCCTGCGGTTTGACAAAAGTCGCCAGATGGGCGCGGCTTCCGGCCTCATCAATGACATCCAGCGCCTTGTCCGGCTGGAATTTTCCGCTGATATAGCGGTTGGAAAGTTTCACCGCCGATTCGATGGCATCATCGGAGATAATCAGTTTATGGTGCTCTTCATATTTGGGGCGGAGACCCTTGAGAATCTTCACAGTATTATCATTAGAGGGCTGCTCCACCATGACGGTCTGGAAACGACGCTCCAGGGCGCCATCCTTCTCGATATACTTGCGGTACTCGTTGAGGGTGGTGGCGCCGATACACTGAAGTTCCCCGCGCGACAAGGCCGGCTTAAATATATTGCTGGCGTCAAGAGAGCCCTCGGCGCCGCCGGCGCCGACGATGGTATGAAGTTCATCAATGAAGATAATGACATCTTTGGAATTTATGATTTCGGTCATGACCGCTTTGAGACGTTCTTCGAACTGCCCGCGATATTTGGTGCCGGCAACCAGCGAAGCCATATCGAGCGTGACCACTCTCTTGTTTTCCAGAGTCTGCGGCACTTTGCCCTCGACTATCCGCTGCGCCAGCCCTTCCACGATAGCAGTTTTGCCGACCCCCGGCTCCCCAATAAGGACCGGATTGTTCTTTTTGCGCCGGGAAAGAATCTGGCTGACCCGCTCGATTTCATCCTCGCGTCCGATAATCGGGTCGAGCCTTCCGCGGCGAGCCAGTTCGGTCAGGTCGCGGCCAAAATGGTCCAGGGCCGGGGTTTTTGACTTTTTCCGTTTGCGCTTGAACGCCGACGGTTTGCCGCTCTGAATATTCTTCAACTCTTCATAGACTTCTTTATAGTCGATTTCGTACATCGAAAGAACCTGGGCGGCAACACCTTCTTCGTCCTTGAGCAGCGCCAGCAAGATATGTTCGGTGTCAATATCCTTGGATTTGAGCGCCCGCGCTTCCTGTCCGGAAACTTCCAGGGTCTTCTTGGCGCGCGCGGTCAGGGGAAGATTCCCCATGGTCATGGTACCGCCGGCCGGCTGCACCACTTCCTCGATGGAAGCCTTGAGGTCCTGGATTTCCAGTCCCAGGTTGTTGATAACCTCAACCGCCCGTCCTTCACCAAGGCGAATCAGCCCCAACAGGAGGTGCTCGGTCCCGATGTAGTCGTGACGAAGCCGGGCGGCTTCATCGCGCGCATACTCGATCGCCTTGCGGGCTAATTCCGTAAACATTTCGTTCATCTTGTTTACCGTCCTATTCTAAATTAATATTATCTACGTTAAAAGGTCCTAATTAAGTTTGCTACGAACCATTTCTGCTCTAACAAAATCCCGTTCATCGCTGTTCATTTCCCGCCCGAAAAATTTCTGCAAATGCGCCGGCTGGGACAACAGCAAAATCTCATTAACCAGAGGGATATCAATGAAATTGATAATTCCCATCGCTATTCCCATCCGCACCGCCGACAGCAGATTCATCACCTCTTCCGATGTCAGCACCCGGGCATGTTTTAAGATGCCATAGGTGCGCCAAATCTTGTCTATAATCTGGTTACTCGCCTCGGCGAGCAATCTTTCGCGCGCTTTGGCTTCATCTTCGATTATAGAACGAGTAACCGAGGTAATCTGTTCCAGAATCTCCTTTTCCGTTACTCCCAGAGTGGTCTGGTTGGAGACCTGAAAGAGATTCCCCAAGACGTCGGTCCCTTCGCCATAAAAACCGCGAACCACCACTCCCATTTTACTTATTTTGGGGAGAACCCGTTCAATATCTTTGGTGATAACCAGTCCGGGCAGATGAATCAGGACGGAGGCGCGCATGCCGGTGCCGACATTGGTGGGGCAGGCGGTGAGGTATCCGAAATCGTTATCGTAGTCATACTTCAGGAAGCGGCCTATTTCATTATCCATATCCCCGGCCATCTGCCAGGCGATATCGGGGCTGAGGCCCGGCGCCAGAGCCTGAATGCGGAAATGGTCTTCCTCGTTGACCATAACCGAGACCTGCTCGTCCTCGCTGACAAAAAGCCCGCGGGAGTTGTGGTCCGGCTTGGGCATAAATGTGGGGGACATCAGATGCCGCTCCACCAGAAAATCCCGGTCGAGCGGTTCGAGTTCACTGGCCGAGAGCAATCTGCCCCGTTTCAGTTTTTCCGAACGGGTATAGACGGAGCTAAAGTAGTTCACTATTTTCTCCCGCGATTCGGGGTCGGCCGCCGAGGGGTAGATGCAATCGCTGACATTCCGCGCCAGCCTCACCCGGGTGGATAGCACCACCATGCTCTCCTCCCCCTTGCCGGAGAGCCACCCGCTCAATCTCTTTGCCATGTCGTCAAAAAGCGCCTGCATTATTCCGCCTTGTGAGTCAAATCTGATTCCCGCACTGTCCGCAATTTATCCCGTAATTCGGCGGCGCGCTCGAAATCTTCACCTTCAATCGCTTTTTTCAATTCCGACTCGAGCCGCTCTTCCTCCTTTATCGAATGCTCCGTGCTGATATCGGAGACAGGCAGTTTCCCCTTATGCAGGGAGGAGCCATGTATTTTACGAAGCATTGGCTCCAGTTGTGACCGAAACGCCTGGTAACAGGTGCCGCATCCGAATCGCCCCTGCTGCGTGAACTCTTCAAAGGTCAAGCCGCAGCGCGGGCATTTTAAGTCGGCGACCGGCTCACTTCGCTGGGAAAATTTGTGATGAAGGAAAGCCGCCAGCGGGAACGATTTATTTTCCAACGGCGAATGGAATCCTCTTTTGGCGGCGCAGTCCTTGCAGAGTGCCAGAACCACTTTTTCATTGTTGACAATCTGAGTTATATGGACTTCCGCCGGCTTTATATTGCAATCCTGGCAATTCATAGGCTCAAACACCCTAATTCACGACAATTTCTTTAACTCGACCGTACTCCAGCATAACCATTTTTCGGCAGCTTCGCGCTAAATCTAAATTGTGCGTGGCGAGAAGAAAGGTGGTTCCGCGCGAAATATTGAGCTGGCTAAGCAGTTTATGCAGTTTTTCCCCATTTTTCAAGTCAAGGTTCCCCGATGGCTCATCCGCTATCACCAATCCCGGTTCATTCACCAGGGCTCTTGCCACCGCAACCCTTTGCTGCTCACCACCTGAAAGCTGCCGCGGACGATGCTTCATCCTATCAGATAAACCGACCTCCGCCAGAAGTTGTTCCGCGCGGCGGGAGGCTTCTGTAACCGAATGTCCCGCAATAAGGGACGGCATCATTACATTTTCCAAAGCAGTGAAATCTTCCAGTAAATAATGATGCTGGAAAACAAAACCGACATGACGATTGCGAAAGAGCGCTAACTCGGCTTCATTCCGCTCCAGAATCGACTCTCCCATAAGGGTAATTTCACCGCTGTCGGGCCGGTCGAGGCCGCCCAGAATATGCAGGAGGGTCGATTTCCCAACGCCGGATTCCCCCACAACAGCCATCATATCTCCTTGATAGACTTGAAGATCAATCCCCCGCAAAACTTCCAGAGGCCCTTCAGAAGTCTGAAATTCGCGGCTGATTCCCCGGGCATCCAGAAGACAGTTGTTTCCGGCCGAGTCCAATTCTGACACTCTCCCTGTTATCCTTTGTTATATATATACTTATTTTCGCCAGAATCGTCAAATAGTTTAGATAAGCCCCTGCTATTGGCGCAGAACCTCAATGACCGACTGCGATGCGGCGCGATGGGCCGGGTAAAGCGCGGCAAAAAAACAGATGACCAGCGTCACCATCCCGGCCATAAAAAGGTCCAGCGGGTGAACATCGATTGGAAGGTAGCTTATAAAATAAAGGTCGGGTGGGAGCGAAATGATAGCATAACGGTTCTGCAGCCAGGCGGCGGCAAGCGCCATCCCCCAGCCGCCCAGAATGCCAATGGTTCCGATTACAATTCCATTGAGTATAAATATCTTTCTTATGGAATTGGGGGTACATCCGATAGTTTTGAGAATGCCGATTTCCGAGCGCTTTTCCATAGCCAGCATCACCAGCGTCGAGATAATTGAAAAGGCGGCGACGAGAACGATAAGGATAAATCCGATGAATAGAATCTTTTTCTCCATGGAAATCCAGGCGAAGAGATTCTTGTGCAGAATATTCCAGGGGACAATATCATAGCCGTAACCGAGAGCGCTCTGAATTTCGGGAGCAATCTTTTCCGCCAGATAGATATCGGTCAACTTGAGATGAATGGCGGTCACTTCATCTTCCATCTGAAAGAGTTTTTGCGCCGAGGCGAG contains:
- a CDS encoding DMT family transporter → MPLLGEFAALTTAFLWSFTSLFFTSASRRIGAYWVNKLRIPFAVVFLGTTLLISTGTLFPDVISSRSAFFLIASGVIGLSIGDFFLFSAFVMLGTRLTMLVFSVSPIITALIAWIFLGETIGIWGLTGIGLTLTGVAWVSLERRVEVGAPTKDDARKKGLGLLMALGGASGQAIGLVLAKAGMSEGVTPLPATFIRMLSAAVAVWLFGLLRRDSRELATVIKNRRAILLALGGSVCGPFLGVWMSLVSIKHTETGIAAAIMATVPVLVIPLVILVYKEKVSARAFIGAVVTVGGIFLLFLK
- a CDS encoding UvrB/UvrC motif-containing protein, producing the protein MNCQDCNIKPAEVHITQIVNNEKVVLALCKDCAAKRGFHSPLENKSFPLAAFLHHKFSQRSEPVADLKCPRCGLTFEEFTQQGRFGCGTCYQAFRSQLEPMLRKIHGSSLHKGKLPVSDISTEHSIKEEERLESELKKAIEGEDFERAAELRDKLRTVRESDLTHKAE
- a CDS encoding ATP-dependent Clp protease ATP-binding subunit → MNEMFTELARKAIEYARDEAARLRHDYIGTEHLLLGLIRLGEGRAVEVINNLGLEIQDLKASIEEVVQPAGGTMTMGNLPLTARAKKTLEVSGQEARALKSKDIDTEHILLALLKDEEGVAAQVLSMYEIDYKEVYEELKNIQSGKPSAFKRKRKKSKTPALDHFGRDLTELARRGRLDPIIGREDEIERVSQILSRRKKNNPVLIGEPGVGKTAIVEGLAQRIVEGKVPQTLENKRVVTLDMASLVAGTKYRGQFEERLKAVMTEIINSKDVIIFIDELHTIVGAGGAEGSLDASNIFKPALSRGELQCIGATTLNEYRKYIEKDGALERRFQTVMVEQPSNDNTVKILKGLRPKYEEHHKLIISDDAIESAVKLSNRYISGKFQPDKALDVIDEAGSRAHLATFVKPQEFTEIEGDISRLQEDKEKAVKNQAFETAAQLRDELKFKREKLQEMKKQWEEQREKERITLREDDIAQVVSKMTGIPLFRLEEKESKRLLRMEEELKKRIIGQEEAISTITRAIRRARAGLGDPRRPIGSFIFLGPTGVGKTELARALAEFLFEDSESLIRIDMSEYMEKFAVSRLIGAPPGYVGYEEGGQLTEKVRRRPYSVVLLDEIEKAHPDVFNILLQLMDDGSLTDSFGRRVDFRNTVVIMTSNIGTRRIKDGKTVGFGAEQEDASYDTMKRKVTDELKKLFNPELLNRIDEIVIFHSLEIAHIKLIVDILVADVAKRLADKGISFTLSEDAREFLARHGYEPMLGARPLKRAIQKYLEDPLAEELLRGQYAGDCNLTIGADEEKLIFTFNDRPAMGERPERVAK
- a CDS encoding ABC transporter ATP-binding protein — encoded protein: MSELDSAGNNCLLDARGISREFQTSEGPLEVLRGIDLQVYQGDMMAVVGESGVGKSTLLHILGGLDRPDSGEITLMGESILERNEAELALFRNRHVGFVFQHHYLLEDFTALENVMMPSLIAGHSVTEASRRAEQLLAEVGLSDRMKHRPRQLSGGEQQRVAVARALVNEPGLVIADEPSGNLDLKNGEKLHKLLSQLNISRGTTFLLATHNLDLARSCRKMVMLEYGRVKEIVVN
- a CDS encoding HD domain-containing phosphohydrolase codes for the protein MSLLLPKIGTETKYLPIYLESLRVDTILNFDLYIKISGEMVLYRSADLPFTERTRQKLLDNKVSRLYVNSKAKAKYQKYIEQNLDKILLDKEIPEEKKAGILYETSKSLMKDVLENPQYGENIQRSKTMVENQVGFILRGQEAFHSLLRISSFDYYTYTHSVNVCTFAIALAQQLGRKDEQYLHDLGIGALLHDVGKSKISERILNKRTALSPMEFEIMKKHPKWGVEILTSTDMIEAASYYPVLQHHERGSKSGYPNGLALDEMHEFSRIVAIVDTFDAMTTQRVYQGAMETFPALKVMFALKGDYDEEMLRAFAELMGPTGLASI
- a CDS encoding protein arginine kinase, producing the protein MQALFDDMAKRLSGWLSGKGEESMVVLSTRVRLARNVSDCIYPSAADPESREKIVNYFSSVYTRSEKLKRGRLLSASELEPLDRDFLVERHLMSPTFMPKPDHNSRGLFVSEDEQVSVMVNEEDHFRIQALAPGLSPDIAWQMAGDMDNEIGRFLKYDYDNDFGYLTACPTNVGTGMRASVLIHLPGLVITKDIERVLPKISKMGVVVRGFYGEGTDVLGNLFQVSNQTTLGVTEKEILEQITSVTRSIIEDEAKARERLLAEASNQIIDKIWRTYGILKHARVLTSEEVMNLLSAVRMGIAMGIINFIDIPLVNEILLLSQPAHLQKFFGREMNSDERDFVRAEMVRSKLN
- the rpmA gene encoding 50S ribosomal protein L27 is translated as MAHKKGVGSSRNGRDSNGQRLGVKAYSGEAVPAGTIIVRQRGTKILPGLNVGCGKDDTLFAKITGVVRYSRKGKDKKIVSILE